A window of Juglans regia cultivar Chandler chromosome 7, Walnut 2.0, whole genome shotgun sequence contains these coding sequences:
- the LOC108991273 gene encoding anthocyanidin 3-O-glucosyltransferase 5-like — protein MEISKPHAALLSSPGIGHLIPVLELGKRLVTRHDFTVTVFVVSCHMSQVESQVIQSSMSPKLFDIVQLPPVDISHLVDANATVVTQIAVMMREARPALRSAISSMNPRPTALIVDLFGTESLPIAEELGLLKYVYVASNAWFLALTVHVPFLDREVEGEYVDQTEPLRIPGCRAIRPEDVVDPMLDRTSQQYIEYVRMGKEIPTSDGVLLNTWEELQPLTLAAFRDENLLGLLSKTPVYPIGPLTRPLPGSRSELFDWLDKQPSESVIFVSFGSGGRLSYEQMTELAWGLELSQHRFIWVVRPPTITAADDSFFTAGTASSDDDPSTYLPDGFLTRTKNKGLLVSIWAPQVEVLSHPSVGGFLSHCGWNSTLESVANGVPMIVWPLYSEQRMNATLLAEELGVAVRPKVLPSKKVVGREEIEKMVRQIIEDKEGKNAIRARMRELKYSAEKALSKGGSSDNALSRLAQQITD, from the coding sequence ATGGAGATCTCAAAGCCCCATGCAGCACTGCTCTCTAGTCCCGGCATAGGCCACCTCATCCCCGTCCTGGAGCTCGGAAAGCGCCTCGTGACCCGCCATGATTTCACCGTCACAGTCTTCGTCGTCAGTTGCCACATGTCGCAGGTAGAGTCCCAAGTTATCCAGTCTTCCATGAGCCCTAAGCTCTTCGACATTGTCCAACTCCCACCGGTTGACATCTCTCATCTAGTTGATGCCAACGCCACGGTTGTTACACAGATCGCCGTTATGATGAGGGAAGCCCGTCCAGCCCTCCGTTCCGCGATATCTTCCATGAATCCCCGCCCGACAGCGCTGATCGTCGACCTTTTTGGAACTGAGTCACTTCCCATAGCTGAGGAACTTGGTCTGCTCAAATATGTTTACGTCGCTTCGAATGCATGGTTCCTCGCTTTGACTGTACATGTGCCATTCCTAGACAGAGAGGTGGAAGGAGAGTATGTTGACCAAACAGAGCCGCTGAGAATCCCGGGTTGCAGGGCTATCCGGCCTGAAGACGTGGTTGACCCAATGCTGGACCGGACCAGCCAGCAGTATATTGAATACGTGCGGATGGGGAAAGAGATACCAACGAGTGATGGGGTTTTGTTGAATACATGGGAGGAGCTGCAGCCCCTAACACTTGCAGCGTTTAGAGATGAGAATCTCTTGGGTCTGCTCAGTAAGACTCCGGTTTATCCCATCGGTCCATTAACCAGACCGTTGCCCGGTTCGAGGAGCGAGTTGTTCGACTGGCTCGACAAGCAACCGAGCGAGTCGGTGATTTTCGTGTCGTTTGGAAGCGGGGGGAGGCTTTCATACGAGCAAATGACTGAGCTGGCTTGGGGGTTGGAGCTGAGCCAGCATAGATTTATTTGGGTGGTGCGTCCTCCCACGATAACAGCTGCAGATGACTCCTTTTTCACGGCCGGGACCGCGTCGAGTGACGACGACCCATCAACCTACTTGCCGGACGGATTCCTGACACGAACGAAGAACAAGGGGCTTTTGGTCTCCATTTGGGCCCCGCAAGTGGAAGTCTTGAGCCACCCATCTGTCGGTGGGTTCTTATCGCACTGTGGTTGGAACTCGACGCTCGAGAGCGTTGCCAACGGAGTGCCGATGATCGTGTGGCCACTCTATTCGGAGCAGAGGATGAACGCCACGCTGCTGGCAGAGGAGCTTGGGGTTGCCGTGCGTCCGAAGGTGTTGCCGTCGAAGAAAGTGGTTGGAAGGGAAGAGATAGAGAAGATGGTGAGACAGATCATTGAGGACAAAGAAGGGAAGAATGCGATAAGGGCTAGGATGAGGGAGCTAAAGTACAGTGCAGAGAAAGCTCTGTCTAAGGGTGGTTCGTCCGATAATGCACTCTCTCGGCTGGCACAGCAGATAACAGATTAG